Proteins from one Poseidonibacter antarcticus genomic window:
- a CDS encoding DUF4214 domain-containing protein, whose amino-acid sequence MALTKTQVSELYVAIFNRASEGSGNTYWQNTGLNAADMANEMLATSDAQSYFGSSLDSNQAFIEHIYSNTLNKTTADDADGIAYWVNLLDSGASRGEVVTGLIDAVSQYENSTDANTQAAYDQFMNRVAVSDYMADKVEDTPVNYGTTTSFSGSLTVTDVSSSYVDAISAINDMADVNTTGVFTITAADTTTVVTEASEKVLMWGYTPDAERTDGASQGVEAADLVTFLTETAGIDLHELGLIDDDGIVLTDQIQNITIGDITNTTTGTITINTTDGQELTAEADLGENYMDFLSDLLFDANGDSRLYYETTAGSSTTTTEGPVVLTTTVNNGRTFESGVTTAADDTIVVEDLSLLDDAYIDGGEGHNTLEIDTAGSFAKPIQLLNIQEVKIQNTVDDDASTTTTANSIVDLSRATDLETLTISEGYQTDELGSLIVGGVRNNADLVFNGSFDENVTVNYAYEAGDAIDITFNVGNVNSAFNIIHNNDTVNIDSIGTSNTFGTLTLGTGSVQTLNISGTAKLNVTENISGSFALDHDVVIDASANTAGVDLTLTPEASSTFENLTITTTAKNDDLVVSNADELTINAGEGDNEIEVTSTETATITAGNGDNEIEVTSTETATITAGNGDNTITSVADTVSITTGTGADTIEVTGNDVSVVSTGGNNTITVVTVDNADVYATMNLNIDAGTDASTVIIGTDDEAPSTPTEFGVILDNSSSISGTDVTLSIMADSDISQATLTGITSVALDEDNTVTLTAAQFIALGTDAFSAQEDYFGVNGAQAQVNIVITEDLNFDDLGDMSLFDCDNINLTFTFACDDTLTLTAEQLHMYVASNGITITEAFNGNVVITDAALDFDEENGDGGTIGSNIDDLTNNVEIVRDDIDGYSRPVDNVSTDTLVIDSTDAAVIVSSDIESDLTTLNIIGTNDVTFEDGVVVDLGENFTIDFSDLTGNLSGLTITNFEEITTDPIAADVDDWGMIIGNDAVDTRIDLELSEDAVVGYDDNANGGFKSSGVEEYVVTELNGGISTIYVCDNTEDVEVLGLQGNGDGEITFGNVKWDVSFLLEGDAAENWTDRPKADGSPDESNIGTVHADFFYDGAPAVFNINNQGVALGTTSTGTDRPLVVAGIETTNANSVTINVTDGDVVITDITDNTSVETLTVNSANDVEIVSALTTALTTIDFSGVAGTVDVNMNSMDDAFTLTSGAGDTTITLNEDFTAQDGTVIDGTAGTTSIVIANVDTANTDIDLSDVTLTSIESIVIDNTDATPADDTTLTLSIDQINTVGLTNITATQTDDTASDYEDATLNIVDMDDSIFDITPINDGISLGTVTMAEGTWTLNAATDLTGATSIIVPEGGSLTLTADQYMALADGTITTDNLDPDVDTTVIITGLTQAHIDAGFTLTNVAAVGLNGTVELAESLNLTADIAGTTALDPTDLNGFAVTMSDTQVLGLATSTQADGLEINGTGDTTVELQFNSMDGGDTNGIDTEGYTITTLKALDTFVGGQNVEDLIENLDSSVTLFVTTDPEDLSIVQNTDRVVIVEEGVTVAGGLMFNDLNDGQELTSLTLTLQGDNTITGDISVPTLNTATGYTGVDDFQTMTILSEGTANIITGNITAETGLLDGNGTGSSTTPGSITAEKENDLLNIAIIANADLTIGSYDASGTYTPGSNSGDIIFSDNDDTGANSTATLTVTGTANVTMHGVDSSDTDITTVAIVNNSTGTLTMTGGSEAISANDTETITFLGTGDIVLGSDGVNGTVGDGVDSTTLSTIDASGLSGDLTLDTITNVDSTDFSLTAGSGVTTATLTTVTLAADADGIDNIAGNADDEAGFNIDMSNAAAGSELHLGSNTYTSGDLNINLGANTTLYIDADTNWTLLDSVTISQTTDIVLADGVSLTLTAEQANGLNIIGVDSNLDGTFGTVNISQLGDTAVDLSGISADIAGTTILEDDDVTLDATTNLGDFSVTLIDLADSTSSINDDLVGQTIRFTTEEQAGREINVAQSITAAISNGTFAPVLGTNDDDSTNVVWLFENITSSVDTSAYDSNIARLWLTAELLANNNDVEDLFTTLPNSILRVDFSTLTELNLLLASTAVNRTIELVHFTEIPGGLVFDDSTVSEHVESLTVNMGGEVNVGDITLGNIIDNSAYDNSNFTTLEINSELATMTGDLLAAEDYVNDNGIDDISGENVAPVSDATHSNVIGDISVGGTDANIDLTNVDLNATGSNLTVGTITFDAETAGTTVTLDVTGTEDVTIASLNTTDADISTLTVTNSGTGSLTVTGASPAAAVSDTEILNIEATNALSSVTLGTAGDATKPGVSGAELSEINLSGAGDIDLGVIASVDGVAQVDANTGDPIASFVLDATSATGVVSAIFDGPVLQAGAVWGIDLTGAAVGSTVTLKDTTTFNATNNSLLAINMGANATLVIDGDIDLSAFADNALTTTITEGLLLNGTVEVLAGSTLTLTAEQASQSGLTFTGAGTVELVGDAEALDISGIVFDANWSGVLDGSSLDSINGTVSDINDAYTLLTTVPNMEPTNFNSTLADDVAGNAATDIITLEANNGTGTIDGSALTTVNGTATDILTAIADIDTDPVNFDSTLTPESAYTTYTGITGAITTGDTIDFGPTTGLEYTATIGAIAGTTATVAEVQAAIDAVVNPNFITATFNGTDLVLTINDANLPIIGRDFTDVDNASAITTHTDTLANENAANIVSILAVNGTGDIDASDILELLGTSADVAAVYANSGVIDPNDDTTQVNLSGVQAITLSDDMTVAQANVVTAAYNAVLTATIVEQDMATLNTLITDPNADANALTITVADANVDAAALNTLNAKTSVSIDATAVTSITGIGSDIATAVTAAGINDSGTEAITVDSGNLTVADQITIDGATTGVITATIDEGDMITLAGIADANANNVLTVVITDTQAVASALNTLDGKTTVQVDATALTSIIGDGSYIATAVTASGILTSGNEDISAGNTLDVADQITIDGATTGIINATITEGDMATLANLTDANANNALTVTVTDPSVDAAALNTLDGKTLVPVTVTSGTLTGTAATVQAAYAAYAAGTITGLGDEAIIISDAGSIAASVLNALSNVTSGAITTAGITEITGTQAEVQAALGAANLVSLAAVNVIVSDPMTAAQQATMDVATTGIITAAISDNDMATLANLTDANGNNALTVTVTDPSVDAAALNTLDGKTSVPVTVTSTTLTGVAIGGASDVIAAYAANAAGTIIGLGDEAVTLAGSGESVSDINTITGDTTGVVTATVAPDTISTLNTLTSANSDMINVETTDLALNASEVLALDGKTGSAVDVASVTTLTGLSTDVIAYYAADTAGTIASDNDEDVLLLNSTITATDLSTIEGTNGTSGLITSVFGSLDITDLSGVSVAATNADDTFVFTGAETNVAITGFVSGTDLIDVFAIDTTPGTLYTGIDHNVTENIFFFLSTGIAGDADTLGAAANAINSADQNSTWGENLGDSAYFAIADDDSTTIYHYEDVDGTGITAGELTIVGTIDTDIVNGDIA is encoded by the coding sequence ATGGCATTAACGAAAACTCAAGTTTCTGAACTTTATGTTGCAATATTCAATAGAGCTTCAGAAGGTTCTGGAAACACTTATTGGCAAAATACGGGATTAAACGCAGCTGATATGGCAAATGAGATGTTAGCTACATCTGATGCGCAATCATATTTTGGTTCAAGTTTAGACTCAAATCAAGCATTCATTGAACATATTTATTCAAATACATTAAATAAAACTACTGCAGATGATGCAGATGGTATCGCATACTGGGTAAATCTTTTAGATTCAGGTGCAAGTAGAGGTGAAGTAGTAACTGGATTAATAGATGCAGTTTCTCAATACGAAAACTCAACAGATGCAAATACACAAGCTGCTTATGATCAATTTATGAACAGAGTAGCAGTATCAGATTATATGGCTGATAAAGTAGAAGATACTCCAGTTAATTATGGAACTACTACGTCTTTTAGTGGTTCATTAACTGTAACTGATGTTTCATCATCATACGTAGATGCAATTTCGGCTATTAATGATATGGCTGATGTTAATACTACAGGTGTATTTACAATCACTGCAGCAGATACAACAACTGTTGTTACTGAAGCTTCAGAAAAAGTTTTAATGTGGGGTTATACTCCAGATGCTGAAAGAACTGATGGTGCATCTCAAGGTGTTGAAGCAGCAGACTTAGTTACTTTTTTAACTGAAACTGCAGGTATTGATTTACATGAATTAGGTCTTATTGATGATGATGGTATTGTTTTAACAGATCAAATTCAAAATATTACTATAGGTGATATTACTAATACTACAACAGGTACTATAACAATAAATACAACTGATGGACAAGAATTAACAGCAGAAGCTGATCTTGGTGAAAACTATATGGATTTCTTATCAGATTTATTATTTGATGCAAATGGAGATTCAAGATTATATTATGAAACTACAGCTGGAAGTAGTACAACTACAACTGAAGGTCCAGTAGTATTAACAACAACAGTAAACAATGGTAGAACATTTGAATCAGGTGTTACAACAGCTGCTGATGATACAATCGTTGTTGAAGATTTATCATTATTAGATGATGCTTATATTGATGGTGGAGAAGGACATAATACTTTAGAAATTGATACAGCAGGTTCTTTTGCTAAACCAATTCAATTATTAAATATCCAAGAAGTAAAAATTCAAAATACAGTAGATGATGATGCTTCAACAACTACTACTGCAAATTCAATTGTAGATTTAAGTAGAGCTACAGATCTTGAAACTTTAACTATCTCAGAAGGTTATCAAACTGATGAATTAGGTTCTTTAATCGTTGGTGGAGTTAGAAATAACGCTGATTTAGTATTTAATGGAAGCTTTGATGAAAACGTAACAGTTAATTATGCTTATGAAGCAGGTGATGCTATTGATATAACATTTAATGTTGGTAATGTAAATTCAGCTTTTAATATTATTCATAATAATGATACAGTAAATATTGACTCAATTGGTACAAGTAATACATTTGGTACACTTACTTTAGGTACAGGTTCTGTTCAAACATTAAATATTTCAGGTACTGCAAAATTAAATGTAACAGAAAATATTTCTGGTTCATTCGCTCTTGATCATGATGTAGTAATTGATGCATCTGCTAATACAGCTGGTGTTGATTTAACTTTAACTCCTGAAGCTTCAAGTACATTCGAAAACTTAACTATTACTACTACTGCTAAAAATGATGATTTAGTTGTTTCAAATGCAGATGAATTAACTATTAATGCTGGTGAAGGTGATAACGAAATTGAAGTTACTTCAACTGAAACTGCAACAATCACTGCAGGAAATGGTGATAACGAAATTGAAGTTACTTCAACTGAAACTGCAACAATCACTGCAGGAAATGGTGATAATACAATTACATCAGTAGCTGATACAGTATCTATTACAACAGGAACTGGTGCTGATACAATTGAAGTTACAGGTAATGATGTATCTGTAGTTTCAACAGGTGGAAATAATACTATTACTGTTGTTACTGTTGACAACGCTGATGTATATGCAACAATGAATTTAAATATTGATGCAGGAACTGATGCTTCTACAGTAATTATTGGTACAGATGATGAAGCACCATCTACTCCTACTGAATTTGGTGTTATTTTAGATAATAGTTCATCTATTTCTGGAACTGATGTTACATTAAGTATTATGGCAGATAGTGATATCTCTCAAGCTACTTTAACAGGTATAACTTCTGTTGCATTAGATGAAGACAACACAGTAACATTAACAGCAGCACAATTTATTGCTTTAGGTACAGATGCATTCTCTGCACAAGAAGATTACTTTGGTGTAAATGGTGCTCAAGCTCAAGTTAATATTGTAATTACTGAAGATCTTAACTTTGATGATTTAGGTGATATGTCTTTATTTGATTGCGATAATATTAACTTAACATTCACATTTGCTTGCGATGATACATTAACATTAACAGCTGAACAATTACATATGTATGTAGCTTCAAATGGTATTACTATTACTGAAGCATTCAATGGTAATGTTGTAATTACAGATGCTGCTTTAGATTTTGATGAAGAAAATGGTGATGGTGGAACTATAGGTTCTAATATTGATGATTTAACTAATAATGTTGAAATTGTAAGAGATGATATTGATGGTTATTCAAGACCAGTTGATAATGTTTCAACTGATACTTTAGTAATTGATTCAACAGATGCTGCTGTAATCGTTTCTTCTGATATTGAAAGTGATTTAACTACATTAAATATCATTGGTACAAATGATGTTACATTTGAAGATGGTGTAGTTGTAGACTTAGGTGAAAACTTTACTATTGATTTCTCTGATTTAACAGGAAATTTATCAGGATTAACAATTACTAATTTTGAAGAAATTACTACAGATCCAATTGCTGCTGATGTAGATGATTGGGGAATGATTATTGGTAATGATGCTGTTGATACTAGAATTGATTTAGAATTATCAGAAGATGCTGTTGTTGGTTATGATGATAATGCAAATGGTGGATTTAAATCATCAGGTGTAGAAGAATATGTTGTTACTGAATTAAATGGTGGAATATCTACAATTTATGTATGCGATAATACTGAAGATGTTGAAGTATTAGGTTTACAAGGTAATGGTGATGGTGAAATCACATTTGGAAATGTTAAATGGGATGTATCATTCTTATTAGAAGGTGATGCTGCTGAAAACTGGACAGATAGACCAAAAGCAGATGGTTCTCCAGATGAATCAAATATCGGTACAGTTCATGCAGACTTCTTCTATGATGGTGCTCCAGCTGTATTTAATATCAATAACCAAGGTGTAGCTTTAGGTACAACTTCAACAGGAACTGATAGACCTTTAGTTGTTGCTGGAATTGAAACTACAAATGCTAATTCTGTTACAATTAATGTAACTGATGGTGATGTTGTTATTACTGATATTACTGATAATACTTCTGTTGAAACTTTAACTGTAAATAGTGCAAATGATGTTGAAATTGTTTCTGCATTAACAACTGCTTTAACAACAATTGATTTCTCAGGTGTTGCAGGTACTGTTGATGTAAATATGAATTCTATGGATGATGCATTTACTTTAACTTCAGGTGCAGGTGATACAACAATTACTTTAAATGAAGACTTTACAGCTCAAGATGGTACAGTTATTGATGGTACTGCTGGTACTACTTCAATTGTAATTGCTAATGTTGATACTGCTAATACTGATATTGATTTATCAGATGTTACTTTAACTTCAATAGAATCAATTGTTATTGATAATACTGATGCTACTCCTGCTGATGATACTACTTTAACATTATCAATAGATCAAATTAATACTGTTGGTTTAACAAATATTACAGCAACTCAAACTGATGATACAGCTAGTGATTATGAAGATGCTACATTAAATATTGTAGATATGGATGATTCAATTTTTGATATAACTCCAATTAATGATGGTATTTCTTTAGGTACTGTTACTATGGCTGAGGGTACTTGGACTTTAAATGCTGCAACTGATTTAACAGGTGCTACAAGTATTATTGTTCCTGAAGGTGGTTCATTAACATTAACTGCTGATCAATATATGGCATTAGCTGATGGTACGATTACAACTGATAACTTAGATCCAGATGTTGATACTACAGTTATTATTACAGGATTAACTCAAGCTCATATTGATGCTGGATTTACATTAACAAATGTTGCAGCTGTTGGATTAAATGGTACAGTTGAATTAGCTGAATCTTTAAATCTTACTGCTGATATTGCTGGAACTACAGCTCTTGATCCAACAGATTTAAATGGTTTTGCAGTAACTATGAGTGATACTCAAGTTCTAGGACTTGCTACTTCTACTCAAGCTGATGGATTAGAAATCAATGGTACAGGTGATACTACAGTTGAATTACAATTCAATTCAATGGATGGTGGTGATACAAATGGTATTGATACTGAAGGTTATACAATTACAACATTAAAAGCACTTGACACATTTGTTGGTGGACAAAATGTTGAAGATTTAATTGAAAACTTAGATTCTTCTGTAACATTATTTGTTACAACAGATCCAGAAGATTTATCAATTGTTCAAAACACTGATAGAGTTGTTATTGTTGAAGAAGGTGTTACAGTTGCAGGTGGATTAATGTTCAATGACTTAAATGATGGTCAAGAACTTACATCACTTACATTAACACTTCAAGGTGATAATACAATTACAGGTGATATTTCAGTTCCTACTTTAAATACAGCTACTGGATATACAGGTGTTGATGATTTCCAAACTATGACTATTCTTTCAGAAGGTACTGCAAATATTATCACTGGTAATATTACTGCTGAAACAGGATTATTAGATGGTAATGGTACAGGTTCTTCTACAACTCCAGGTTCAATTACTGCTGAAAAAGAAAATGATTTATTAAATATTGCAATTATTGCAAATGCTGATTTAACTATTGGTTCTTATGATGCAAGTGGAACTTATACTCCAGGTTCTAACTCTGGTGATATTATCTTCTCTGACAATGATGATACAGGTGCAAATAGCACAGCTACTTTAACAGTAACTGGTACTGCAAATGTTACTATGCATGGTGTTGATTCTTCTGATACAGATATTACAACTGTAGCAATCGTAAATAACTCAACTGGTACATTAACAATGACAGGTGGATCTGAAGCAATTTCTGCTAATGATACTGAAACTATTACTTTCTTAGGAACTGGTGATATCGTTCTTGGTTCTGATGGTGTAAATGGTACTGTTGGTGATGGTGTTGATTCAACTACTTTATCTACAATTGATGCTTCAGGATTATCTGGAGATTTAACTCTTGATACAATTACAAATGTTGATTCAACAGACTTCTCATTAACAGCTGGTTCTGGTGTAACAACTGCTACATTAACAACTGTTACTTTAGCTGCAGATGCTGATGGTATTGATAATATTGCTGGAAATGCTGATGATGAAGCTGGATTTAATATTGATATGTCAAACGCAGCTGCTGGTTCTGAATTACATTTAGGATCTAATACTTATACATCTGGTGATTTAAATATTAATTTAGGTGCAAATACTACATTATATATTGATGCAGATACTAACTGGACTTTATTAGATAGCGTAACTATCTCTCAAACTACAGATATCGTACTTGCTGATGGTGTAAGTTTAACTTTAACTGCTGAACAAGCTAATGGATTAAATATCATTGGTGTTGATAGTAATCTTGATGGAACTTTTGGTACTGTTAATATTAGCCAATTAGGTGATACAGCTGTTGATTTAAGTGGAATTTCTGCAGATATAGCTGGAACTACAATTTTAGAAGATGATGATGTAACTTTAGATGCTACAACTAACTTAGGTGACTTCTCTGTTACTCTTATTGATTTAGCTGATAGTACTTCAAGTATTAATGATGATTTAGTTGGTCAAACTATTAGATTTACTACTGAAGAACAAGCAGGTAGAGAAATTAATGTTGCACAATCTATTACAGCTGCTATTTCTAATGGTACATTTGCACCAGTTCTAGGTACAAATGATGATGATTCAACAAATGTTGTTTGGTTGTTTGAAAACATTACAAGTTCTGTAGATACAAGTGCTTATGATTCTAATATCGCAAGACTTTGGTTAACTGCTGAATTACTTGCAAATAATAATGATGTTGAAGATTTATTCACAACATTACCAAATTCAATTTTAAGAGTTGATTTTTCTACTTTAACTGAATTAAATTTATTACTTGCTTCAACTGCTGTTAATAGAACTATTGAATTAGTACACTTTACAGAAATTCCTGGTGGATTAGTATTTGATGATTCAACAGTTTCTGAACATGTAGAAAGTTTAACTGTAAATATGGGTGGAGAAGTAAATGTAGGTGATATCACTCTTGGAAATATTATTGATAACTCTGCTTATGATAATTCAAACTTTACAACATTAGAAATTAACTCTGAACTAGCTACTATGACAGGTGATTTATTAGCAGCTGAAGATTATGTAAATGATAATGGTATTGATGATATTTCTGGAGAAAATGTTGCTCCTGTTTCAGATGCTACACATTCAAATGTAATTGGTGATATTAGTGTTGGTGGAACTGATGCAAATATTGATTTAACTAATGTTGATTTAAATGCTACTGGTTCTAATTTAACTGTTGGAACAATTACATTTGATGCTGAAACTGCAGGTACAACAGTAACTTTAGATGTTACAGGTACTGAAGATGTAACTATTGCTTCATTAAATACAACAGATGCTGATATTTCTACTTTAACAGTTACAAATAGTGGTACAGGTTCATTAACAGTTACAGGTGCAAGTCCAGCAGCTGCTGTTTCAGATACTGAAATATTAAATATTGAAGCAACAAATGCTTTAAGTTCTGTAACTTTAGGTACAGCTGGTGATGCCACAAAACCTGGTGTTTCTGGTGCTGAATTAAGTGAAATAAATCTTTCAGGTGCAGGTGATATTGATTTAGGTGTTATTGCTTCTGTTGATGGTGTTGCTCAAGTTGATGCTAATACTGGTGATCCAATTGCTTCATTTGTACTTGATGCAACAAGTGCAACAGGTGTTGTAAGTGCTATATTTGATGGTCCTGTATTACAAGCTGGTGCTGTTTGGGGAATAGATTTAACAGGTGCAGCAGTAGGTTCAACTGTTACTCTTAAAGATACTACAACATTTAATGCTACAAATAATTCACTTTTAGCTATTAATATGGGTGCAAATGCTACTTTAGTTATTGATGGAGATATTGATTTATCTGCTTTTGCTGATAATGCTCTTACTACAACTATAACAGAAGGTTTATTATTAAATGGTACAGTAGAAGTACTAGCAGGTTCAACTTTAACTTTAACTGCTGAACAAGCTAGTCAATCTGGATTAACTTTCACAGGTGCTGGTACAGTTGAATTAGTTGGTGATGCTGAAGCTCTTGATATCTCTGGTATTGTATTTGATGCAAACTGGTCAGGTGTACTTGATGGTTCATCTTTAGATAGTATCAATGGTACAGTTTCAGATATTAACGATGCTTATACATTATTAACTACAGTTCCAAATATGGAACCAACTAACTTTAACAGTACTTTAGCTGATGATGTAGCTGGAAATGCTGCAACAGATATTATTACTCTTGAAGCTAATAATGGTACAGGAACAATTGATGGTTCTGCTTTAACTACTGTTAATGGTACAGCTACAGATATCCTTACAGCAATTGCTGATATTGATACTGATCCAGTTAACTTTGATTCAACACTTACTCCTGAATCTGCATATACTACATATACAGGTATTACAGGTGCTATTACTACAGGTGATACAATTGACTTTGGACCTACAACTGGTTTAGAATATACAGCAACTATCGGTGCAATTGCTGGAACTACTGCAACTGTTGCAGAAGTACAAGCTGCAATTGATGCTGTTGTGAATCCAAATTTTATCACAGCAACATTTAACGGTACTGATTTAGTATTAACTATAAATGATGCAAATCTTCCAATCATTGGTAGAGATTTTACAGATGTTGATAATGCTTCTGCTATTACAACACATACAGATACTCTTGCAAATGAAAATGCAGCAAATATTGTAAGTATTCTTGCAGTAAATGGTACAGGTGATATTGATGCAAGTGATATTTTAGAACTTCTTGGTACTTCAGCTGATGTTGCTGCAGTATATGCTAACTCTGGTGTTATAGATCCTAATGATGATACAACACAAGTTAATTTATCTGGAGTACAAGCTATTACTTTATCTGATGATATGACAGTTGCACAAGCAAATGTTGTAACTGCAGCATATAATGCTGTATTAACAGCAACAATTGTTGAACAAGATATGGCAACATTAAATACTTTAATTACTGATCCAAATGCAGATGCAAATGCTTTAACTATTACAGTTGCAGATGCAAATGTAGATGCAGCAGCATTAAATACTTTAAATGCTAAAACATCAGTTTCAATTGATGCAACAGCTGTTACATCAATTACAGGTATAGGTTCAGATATTGCAACTGCAGTAACTGCTGCTGGAATTAATGATTCAGGAACTGAAGCTATTACAGTTGATTCAGGTAATTTAACTGTAGCAGATCAAATTACAATTGATGGTGCAACTACAGGTGTTATCACTGCAACAATTGATGAAGGTGATATGATTACATTAGCAGGAATTGCTGATGCAAATGCAAATAATGTTTTAACAGTTGTAATAACTGATACTCAAGCAGTAGCTAGTGCATTAAATACTTTAGATGGTAAAACAACAGTTCAAGTAGATGCAACAGCTCTTACATCAATTATAGGTGATGGTTCATATATTGCAACTGCAGTAACTGCTTCTGGAATTCTTACTTCAGGAAATGAAGATATTAGTGCTGGAAATACATTAGATGTAGCAGATCAAATTACTATTGATGGTGCAACTACAGGTATTATCAATGCTACAATCACTGAAGGTGATATGGCTACACTAGCTAACTTAACTGATGCAAATGCAAATAATGCTTTAACTGTTACAGTAACAGATCCAAGTGTAGATGCAGCAGCATTAAATACTTTAGATGGTAAAACATTAGTTCCAGTAACTGTAACAAGTGGAACATTAACAGGTACAGCAGCAACTGTTCAAGCAGCTTATGCAGCTTATGCAGCAGGAACTATTACAGGTCTTGGTGATGAAGCTATTATAATAAGTGATGCAGGTTCTATTGCAGCAAGTGTATTAAATGCTTTATCAAATGTAACAAGTGGAGCTATAACAACAGCTGGTATTACTGAAATTACAGGAACACAAGCAGAAGTACAAGCTGCATTAGGTGCTGCAAATTTAGTAAGCTTAGCTGCTGTAAATGTTATAGTAAGTGATCCTATGACAGCAGCTCAACAAGCTACTATGGATGTGGCAACTACAGGTATTATCACTGCAGCAATTTCAGATAATGATATGGCTACACTAGCTAACTTAACTGATGCAAATGGAAATAATGCTCTTACTGTTACAGTAACAGATCCAAGTGTAGATGCAGCAGCATTAAATACTTTAGATGGTAAAACATCAGTTCCAGTAACTGTAACAAGTACAACATTAACAGGTGTAGCAATAGGTGGAGCATCAGATGTTATTGCAGCTTATGCAGCAAATGCAGCAGGAACTATTATAGGTCTTGGTGATGAAGCTGTAACATTAGCCGGAAGTGGAGAATCTGTATCAGATATTAATACTATTACAGGTGATACAACAGGTGTAGTTACAGCAACAGTTGCTCCTGATACTATTAGTACATTAAACACTTTAACTTCAGCAAATTCAGATATGATTAATGTAGAAACTACAGATCTTGCACTAAATGCATCAGAAGTTCTTGCTCTTGATGGTAAAACAGGAAGTGCAGTAGATGTTGCTTCGGTAACTACTTTAACTGGTTTATCAACAGATGTTATTGCATACTATGCTGCAGATACAGCTGGAACTATTGCTAGTGATAATGATGAAGATGTATTATTATTAAATAGTACAATTACAGCTACTGATTTAAGTACTATTGAAGGTACAAATGGTACAAGTGGTCTAATTACTTCAGTATTTGGTTCATTAGATATTACTGATTTAAGTGGTGTATCGGTTGCTGCTACAAATGCAGATGATACATTTGTATTTACTGGGGCAGAAACAAATGTTGCAATCACAGGTTTTGTTTCAGGTACTGATCTAATTGATGTATTTGCAATAGATACTACTCCTGGAACTTTATATACTGGAATTGACCATAATGTAACGGAAAATATTTTCTTCTTCTTATCAACAGGTATTGCAGGTGATGCTGATACTCTTGGAGCTGCTGCAAATGCGATTAATAGTGCAGATCAAAATTCTACTTGGGGTGAAAATTTAGGTGATTCAGCTTACTTTGCAATTGCAGATGATGATTCAACTACAATTTATCATTATGAAGATGTTGATGGTACAGGAATTACAGCAGGTGAATTAACAATAGTTGGTACAATTGATACTGATATAGTTAATGGTGACATTGCATAA